CTCTCCCCCTGCCTCCCCTGCCTCCCCTGCCTCCCCTGCTTGCCTACCTCACAAAATCGCATTGCTCCCGTTGAAGCTTCTCCCTACTGCCCTGTACTTGGACTAACTCATAGTCTTGCTCAATTTGTCGCAGAACTTTTTCAGAGCGTAAATAATCCCAGGAATCATGCACTACTAGCCCTGTATCCATCCTGATTCTGCTGGCTGCAATGTGGATGTGGTCGTCGTCGGTGTTATGGTGGCGAAAGATGACAAACTGATTGGCATCAAAGCCCATCTCCTTCATGTAGCGGTCGCCGATTTCGCTCCACTTTTCATCATCTAATTTATCACCCTTAGCTGCTGACAGAGAGACATGATAAACAACTCGGTCTGCATCAGAATTTAGTTGTCTCGACAGCTTAAATTCCCGCGCCAATTCACGGGCATTTCTCCCGCTCATGTTGCCGCCGATTAGTTTCGCATCTTCGCGTGATTCCAAATAATCCAACAGCTTGCGAAAACCTCTACCTTTAGTCTGCTTCCCAATCATCCTCTTCCTCTT
This sequence is a window from Nostoc sphaeroides. Protein-coding genes within it:
- a CDS encoding relaxase/mobilization nuclease domain-containing protein; the encoded protein is MIGKQTKGRGFRKLLDYLESREDAKLIGGNMSGRNARELAREFKLSRQLNSDADRVVYHVSLSAAKGDKLDDEKWSEIGDRYMKEMGFDANQFVIFRHHNTDDDHIHIAASRIRMDTGLVVHDSWDYLRSEKVLRQIEQDYELVQVQGSREKLQREQCDFVR